The DNA window GCAGGTCGGCGTAGCGCACTTCCAGCAGCCCCTCACAGTGGTCGCAGGTGTAGCGAACCTCGTCGAACGGAGCGAACGTCTCCCCACACTCGATGCAGGCCAGCCAGACGCCGTCGTCGGCTGCCGGCGGCACGTCGTCGGTGAGTTCCAGGTCGGCCATTATCGTGTCGATGGTCCCATCGGGCAAAAGTCGGACGGTTACGGGCTAGGAGTGGCAGGCGCAGTCGAGTTGGGGGACGCGAACCCGAATTCAAACAGCCTGAAAGGGGCCGCTCGCTCCGGGAAGGCGGGCGACAGAAGGACCGCAGCGTAGCGAGGAGCGTCGTTCGAGAGAGCTTCGCTCTCTCGGGATGCTGCAAGACCTTCGGTCTTGCACAGGTCGCGAATCTCCGATTCGCTCACTCACGAAAGACGCTGTGCGTCTTTCGGACGACAGCGAGCCCCCGACCGGCGTCGGGCAGTCAGGGCCGCCCTCAGACCGTATCGCCGTCGAAGGAATCGATGCTGTCGTGGACCGCCGCGGCCCACTCCTCCAGCGCTTCGTGCATCAGCTCGCGGGCCTCCTCGAGCGGTGTCGCAGTGTACTGATAGACGTGGCCACCGCCGTCGAGCAGGCGGCGCTCTCGCTTTGCCAGCCCCTTCTCACGCAATGTCGACAGCGAGCGATTGACGTTCGAGCGGTCCCGCTCCAGGGCGTTGGCTAGCTCCTCGACAGTACTGCCGGGCGTCGAGAGCAGCGTCCGGTAGGTGCGAACCTCGTGACTCTGGACGCCGAAGACACACGCCATCACCTCCGCGAGGTCCGGGTCGTCGGTGGCCATCAGGTCGCGAAACTGCTCGGGCGAGGGGTCGAGACTCATACGACGGCGGATAGGCACGCCGGGCGCATAAACGGAGTCGTTACCTCGAACTCACCCGTCACTCCTGTCCGTACCCCTGCTGCTGGAGACAGCTTCGCATCTCCTCTCGGGAGTCGTGTTTGTGGAGTCGGGTCGGTGTATCGCAGTACCAGGTCCCGTCGTATCGCAGTGTCACCTCGTGTGACGAGCCGAGAAACTCGGTCTGGACGACGACGCGACGGCCCGACTCGAGGGCGTCGAGTATCGTCTCGGTGTCCGTCTCACCAGCGTCGACGACGAGTGGCTCCATCGAGTGTATGTACCCGACTCTCCGGTGTTATTCTGTCGGTCGAGAGACCCTGAACTGTCGTGCCAGGGTCGTGTGCGCGTGTCGCACACGTACACTGCTGTGTCAGCTTTATTATCCCGCGTTCACCGCCCAATATAACCATACTGGGTCGGTGCGTCTCGGTCACGCGTCCGAGCAATCTGTTTACAGGGACCGTCGGTAGCGGGGCGGTAGGATGTACGATAGACGAACGGTACTCGCAGGGACGTTCGGGGCGGTCGCAGCGCTCGCGGGCTGTCAGGGCTCCGGCGACTCGGGGACGCCAAGCGGGACGCCCACTGGGACGGCGACGCCAGCACAGATGATGAACATCGACTACGGGGAGTGGTTCGCCGACACCGACAACTTCGACGGGACGGTGGACATGCGTGGGCAGTCCTCGGTCACCGTCTCCGTCGGTGCAGCGGGCAACAGCGGCGACTTTGCCTTCGACCCGCCGGCGATTCGCGTCGACCCCGGGACGACCGTCGTCTGGGAGTGGACCGGCAACGGCGGCGAACACAACGTCGTCGCCGACGACGACAGCTTCCGCAGCGGCGACCCGGTGAGCGGGGACAACACCTACGAGCGCACGTTCGACACGGAGGGTATCCACCTGTACTTCTGTGACCCGCACGACTCGCTGGGGATGCGCGGCGCCGTCGTGGCCGGCGACCCCTCGGGCGGAGGTGGCGGCGGTGGCGAGGCCGACTACGGCTTCGAGGCGGCCACCTTCGACGCCTACTGGTACTCCCTCTATAATATGAGTACCAACATCGCGATGAGCGGTAACGGCGTGCCGTTCCCGTTGAACGAGCAGATGGAACAGCTCCAGTCCAACCGGATGCCCGCGATGCTCGAAAACTCGGAGGTCGACCAGCCGCCCATCGCGAACCCGAACCTCTCGCTGGCATCGTTCACCGAAGGGGACCCGGCCTTCACCCAGCAGCCGGTGCTCGAAGACGACAGCGGCCGCCCGGACGCGAGCACGCTAGCGTGGGACAAGAGCCAGTCTTCGGGCATCGTCAGCCCCTCCTCGGTCGGCTGGACCCACCTCAAGGGTGTCACCTGGGCGAAGAACTTCCAGGCCCACTTCGACCTGCTGCCCGAGGAGATGGCGCCGAAGTTCCGGGCCCAACTGCTCTCGACGCTCGCACAGGTCGGTATCAACGCCGCCATCCTCGTGGGCGGCTCTCGCGAGAACGGCGCCTTGACCGCCGGCGACAGCTTCGAGTTCCTCTCGGAGTACCGCCCGAGCGCGGGCGAAATCGTCGACGACACGCACCGACCCCACCACCACGCGGCGATGCTGTGGTTCCTCTCGGACATGAACAGCCTGGCCCAGAACGGCTGGTTCGGCTACGAGAACCCCAGGCCGCTGATTCCCGCCAACGCGGGCGACGACGCCGTCTTCGACCCGCCGGTTGGCATCCAGGGCATCGCGGACGGCGTCGCGTCGGCGACGATGGACCTGTTCGAGCCAAGGGCCGTCGCCCAGCAGGAGTCGACGCGCTCGGTGGGCCTGATGCTCGCTGCCACGGGGTACTACGGCCCGCAAGCCGGGAGCGACGAGCAGCTGTCGGCCGCCGTCGACTACGCCAACGGCCTCGCGGGCGTCATCGAGGACAACCTCGACGGCAACGGCAAGGTGGCAAACGGCGCCCAAAACCAGGCGGCAACCCAGGGTATCGTCGGCCAGGGGCTGCTGTGGGCCTCCCAGCTCGACGGCGTCGACTACACCAGTACCGCCGAGGACGTGCTGGGGTACATGACCGACGAGCTGTGGGCGCCCGACGCCGGCACGTTCAGCACGGGCGTCGGCGACGACACCTACGCCATCACCGCCCGGGACGCCGGCGACATCACCGGCGGGCTCAACGCCGCCGACGCCGTCCTCGATATGTCCGGCGCCCAGGAGACGTTCGCGCAGTTCTTCAACGGGACGTTCAACCGCGGACGCCTCCAGCGCGCCCAGCGCCAGCCCTCGGTCAGCGACTCCAACCCCGACGAGCCGCCACTGCCGCCCGAAGCCGGCGGAGAGTTCGGCCAGGCAGCCGTCTACAACGGCGAAGTCGAGTACGACACCCAGTCCGGCGAGTGGTCCGTCACCGACGACCGGTTCTACACCGGCGAGGCGCTCTACCTCGCGAATCAGGATATCTGGGTCGGCAACTGGGGCGGGGACTTCTACCAGGGTCGGGGCGTCCCCGGCCAGAGCGACGAGCCGCCGGAAGCCTGAGACGGAGCGCCGTGGGTGTCGTCCGACCCGGAGGCCGTCCAAACCGGACGCGACGACACCACTCCGTATGAGAGGGGGTGTCCGGGGCCACGAACCCAGATGGCCACCCGTTCCCGAACGTGTCGAAAAGGGTAGCGTTTCGGGTGGAACGACTGTGTGTACTGTTCCCGAGCGGAGGAGAAGGGGTGTGAGTTCGAGTGGAAACGGCGCCCGGGCAGCTGGCTCAGTGTCGTCTCCGGCGAGAACAGTTCGCAACCGTATCGAAACGCATACTGTTTCGGATGGAGCCTGCCCGAAACTCAGGTCATCTTCATCACGTCGATAATGCAGATGACGTGGACCAGCGGCGCAAGGAGGAAGAACAAAAAGCCGATGAGGACGAACGTCAGGATAAACGAGATAGCGTAGTAGCACACGATTCCGATTATCCACCAGATAGCCCGCTCCTCAGCGCCCACATAGTAGTGACCGAGACCCGGGAACACCAGGGTCAACAGAATCGCGACTATCTGGTCGTCGTTCGTTCCACCCGTGTTCGCGCCGCCTGAAGCTGGCATGAAGATAGCATTTCGATGATGTGTGTAAAAAATACTGGTTCCGGACCGAACTGACACAACTTCTATACTCGTCTCGGTCGGGGATGTCTCCATGGAAGACGACACTGTCCTGGTCACGGGCGCGAGTTCGGGTATCGGCGCAGCGACGGTCCGGCGGGTCGCCGCCGACGGAGCGGACGTGGCGTTGCTGGCCCGGAGCGAGGACCGGCTCCTGGAACTGGCCGACTCGGTCGCAAGAGACCACGGCGTCGAGACCCACGTCGTCCCGGCCGACGTTCGCGACAGCGCCGAGGTCGCGGCCGCCGTCGAGTCCACCGTCGAGACGCTGGGGCCGCTCACCGGCGTCGTCGTCAACGCCGGCCTCGCCCGGGGGAGCGACATCGAGACGATGACCGACGAGGCGTTCCAGACGATGCAGGGCGTCAACGTCAACGGCGCCTTCTTCACCGCCCGCGAGGCGCTTTCCCCGCTCCGCGAGACGGCCGGCAACATCGTCTTCATCGGGAGCTTCGCCGGGAAGTACCCCCGGCCGTTCAACCCGGTGTACGCGGCGACGAAGTGGTGGATTCGCGGCTTCGCGATGAGCCTCG is part of the Haloarcula salinisoli genome and encodes:
- a CDS encoding helix-turn-helix domain-containing protein, which encodes MSLDPSPEQFRDLMATDDPDLAEVMACVFGVQSHEVRTYRTLLSTPGSTVEELANALERDRSNVNRSLSTLREKGLAKRERRLLDGGGHVYQYTATPLEEARELMHEALEEWAAAVHDSIDSFDGDTV
- a CDS encoding DUF4870 domain-containing protein, giving the protein MPASGGANTGGTNDDQIVAILLTLVFPGLGHYYVGAEERAIWWIIGIVCYYAISFILTFVLIGFLFFLLAPLVHVICIIDVMKMT
- a CDS encoding halocyanin domain-containing protein, whose protein sequence is MYDRRTVLAGTFGAVAALAGCQGSGDSGTPSGTPTGTATPAQMMNIDYGEWFADTDNFDGTVDMRGQSSVTVSVGAAGNSGDFAFDPPAIRVDPGTTVVWEWTGNGGEHNVVADDDSFRSGDPVSGDNTYERTFDTEGIHLYFCDPHDSLGMRGAVVAGDPSGGGGGGGEADYGFEAATFDAYWYSLYNMSTNIAMSGNGVPFPLNEQMEQLQSNRMPAMLENSEVDQPPIANPNLSLASFTEGDPAFTQQPVLEDDSGRPDASTLAWDKSQSSGIVSPSSVGWTHLKGVTWAKNFQAHFDLLPEEMAPKFRAQLLSTLAQVGINAAILVGGSRENGALTAGDSFEFLSEYRPSAGEIVDDTHRPHHHAAMLWFLSDMNSLAQNGWFGYENPRPLIPANAGDDAVFDPPVGIQGIADGVASATMDLFEPRAVAQQESTRSVGLMLAATGYYGPQAGSDEQLSAAVDYANGLAGVIEDNLDGNGKVANGAQNQAATQGIVGQGLLWASQLDGVDYTSTAEDVLGYMTDELWAPDAGTFSTGVGDDTYAITARDAGDITGGLNAADAVLDMSGAQETFAQFFNGTFNRGRLQRAQRQPSVSDSNPDEPPLPPEAGGEFGQAAVYNGEVEYDTQSGEWSVTDDRFYTGEALYLANQDIWVGNWGGDFYQGRGVPGQSDEPPEA
- a CDS encoding SDR family oxidoreductase translates to MEDDTVLVTGASSGIGAATVRRVAADGADVALLARSEDRLLELADSVARDHGVETHVVPADVRDSAEVAAAVESTVETLGPLTGVVVNAGLARGSDIETMTDEAFQTMQGVNVNGAFFTAREALSPLRETAGNIVFIGSFAGKYPRPFNPVYAATKWWIRGFAMSLAAQVGEDDIGVTVVNPSEVRTEFESADGTPFEEVFAEGEVTEPEAVADAVAFALSQEPPTTVNELDVYRRDKFSHF